The Dreissena polymorpha isolate Duluth1 chromosome 8, UMN_Dpol_1.0, whole genome shotgun sequence genome includes the window TTGGTATGCACCCCGTTCTAACGTGAAACCATTTATATCGAGGCTGCCGTTTTCTACATCTTTAGCTAATCTGTCACTTATTGCAGTTAACAGTGGTAACGAAATGTTGAATGCTTCCTGACTCGAGGTTTTTGATAAATCAAATAGTGTCGCGATGTCAAAAGTCACTCGAGCGTAGGTAGTTTGTCTCTTAGCTAGTCTTTGTATATAAACTGTAGAGCGCCGTTTCTGATTAGATCCACAGACGACATTGATGTTGTCTACTCTACAATTACGACCAGGGCATATTGATCTGTCTATATCATCTTTAATTCTGCTGAGGTATTTTAAGACGGCTTCCTTGATGGCGTTTTTGGTTTTTTCATCTGCACAGTTTCCTTGATAGATAAGCTCTGTCAGAAGAACCATATCGCCCCACATCGGACCTGgaagtatttttaatttatttgtcaaagtAAACATATTGGGTTATATTTACGCAAAA containing:
- the LOC127840395 gene encoding uncharacterized protein LOC127840395, with the translated sequence MSCERNGTSRVGVWKWNGPAEPRCNVVSCPPLLPPANGAMTYDSIDSIPLYVMLCQSGFDIPVVGLSFTGRLSCQDSGKWYPLDKFPDCIRPMWGDMVLLTELIYQGNCADEKTKNAIKEAVLKYLSRIKDDIDRSICPGRNCRVDNINVVCGSNQKRRSTVYIQRLAKRQTTYARVTFDIATLFDLSKTSSQEAFNISLPLLTAISDRLAKDVENGSLDINGFTLERGAYQTSNNTHLKCPLHYKRDGYKCSD